Proteins encoded together in one Pseudomonas sp. Seg1 window:
- a CDS encoding polysaccharide biosynthesis/export family protein, translating to MNAKILVLLMLPLAGCSSNSETQNMPVNILTATPANAQATDMPKIEQTLRPQDVLDVIFHISTSGSDAYRVQSGDQIGLNFTAASQLNGNQLVLPDGTIELPGANTSVKIAGLTSEEARQEIQRAYQRKQLFQPNRNQLTVQIISPLTNEQNLKSALNHPATGMSREITVGTDGYASFPEIGAVPLQGMTVNQLETFLNKKYAQLPGRMTVDVLLKSTAGNEIYVLGEVGQPGSYPIRRPVSVLEALTLARGTNVKARLDSVVIMRRNGNQVQAVRYDVEKALSGDASQIAYLQPDDMLYVPKTKLASAGELARQLADVVLFQGVGFSFGYRVDNKDSNNN from the coding sequence ATGAACGCCAAGATTCTTGTGCTGCTGATGCTGCCGCTTGCAGGCTGCTCAAGCAACTCCGAAACCCAGAACATGCCGGTGAATATCCTCACCGCCACCCCGGCCAACGCCCAGGCCACCGACATGCCGAAGATCGAGCAGACGCTGCGCCCGCAGGATGTGCTGGATGTGATCTTCCATATCAGCACCAGCGGCTCGGACGCCTACCGCGTGCAGTCGGGTGACCAGATCGGCCTGAACTTCACCGCTGCCAGCCAGCTCAACGGCAACCAACTGGTGCTGCCCGACGGCACCATCGAACTGCCGGGCGCCAACACCTCGGTGAAAATCGCCGGGCTGACCAGCGAAGAAGCGCGTCAGGAAATCCAGCGCGCCTATCAGCGCAAACAGCTGTTCCAGCCCAACCGCAATCAGTTAACCGTGCAGATCATCAGCCCGCTGACCAACGAGCAGAACCTGAAAAGCGCGCTGAACCATCCGGCCACCGGCATGAGCCGCGAAATCACCGTCGGCACCGACGGCTACGCGAGCTTCCCGGAAATCGGCGCCGTGCCGCTGCAAGGCATGACCGTCAATCAACTGGAAACCTTCCTCAACAAGAAATACGCGCAACTGCCCGGCCGCATGACCGTCGACGTGTTGCTCAAATCCACCGCCGGCAACGAGATCTATGTGCTCGGTGAAGTCGGCCAACCGGGTTCCTACCCGATCCGCCGGCCGGTGTCGGTGCTTGAAGCGTTGACCCTGGCCCGTGGCACCAACGTCAAGGCGCGGCTGGATTCGGTGGTGATCATGCGCCGCAACGGCAATCAGGTGCAGGCGGTGCGTTACGACGTCGAGAAAGCGCTGTCGGGTGATGCCTCGCAGATCGCCTATCTGCAACCGGACGACATGCTTTACGTGCCGAAAACCAAACTGGCCAGCGCCGGCGAACTGGCCCGGCAATTGGCTGACGTGGTGTTGTTCCAGGGCGTCGGGTTCAGCTTCGGCTACCGCGTCGACAACAAAGACAGCAACAACAACTGA
- a CDS encoding sulfatase-like hydrolase/transferase: protein MFRYLKELLLIIYLLLYSEYYIERLNAIGLGLAVLLFGAMFLALTLALYLTAYIRQTLIRHLFALAMFVSAVFFDVYTRVTADYLSYSSFVSLVYSGGFIQEAAYQYRDAIIHAALSGLLLLFGIGLKPRHALMVPNALRVAAPLCGVLLLSAVLFLRAGEGARGLPVMYTPLAYLNLFAYEALHNTVGPREPVTLARNSAVVGHDIVLIIDESISGNYLDINTPFGVHSNLKQAHADVDIFNYGYAASIANCSADTNITLRYGGTRADYMRINSTLPSIWQYAKKAGLRTVYIDAQRTGGNLQNLMNDAEKKDIDEFVQFDRTSVRDRDMAAAAKLIELLNDDQPELILINKVGAHFPVHDKYPDAFMAYRPTLPRGQFTEVADTGERTGFNGQPDDWVLYRNAYKNTVLWNVGEFFARVFAQANLNNALLIYTSDHGQDLHERGNPGLNTHCGGDPVEEEGLVPLVVIQGSGMKTLDWTAQLSTNKDRSSHYNIFPTLLQLMGYDLAGIEAVYGKPLSVPTADEFTFNYRFNARLGAKPEWKHIDLGSIVTPGEAPTSVAAGQ, encoded by the coding sequence ATGTTTCGATACCTGAAAGAACTGCTTTTAATTATTTATCTGCTGCTTTATTCCGAATATTACATAGAGCGGTTAAATGCTATCGGCCTCGGTCTGGCTGTACTTCTTTTTGGCGCGATGTTTTTGGCGCTAACTTTAGCGTTATATCTAACGGCATATATACGACAGACGCTCATTCGACATTTGTTCGCATTGGCCATGTTTGTTTCGGCGGTATTTTTTGATGTCTATACCCGGGTCACAGCGGATTACCTGAGCTACAGCAGCTTCGTCTCGCTGGTGTACTCCGGCGGCTTCATTCAGGAAGCGGCGTACCAGTATCGCGATGCGATCATTCACGCTGCGCTCAGTGGTTTGCTGCTGTTGTTCGGCATCGGTCTGAAACCTCGGCATGCATTGATGGTACCCAACGCATTGCGTGTGGCGGCGCCGCTGTGCGGGGTGCTGTTGCTCAGCGCGGTGCTGTTTTTGCGGGCGGGCGAGGGCGCACGGGGCTTGCCGGTCATGTACACGCCGCTGGCTTATCTGAACCTGTTTGCCTATGAAGCACTGCACAACACCGTCGGCCCGCGCGAGCCGGTCACCCTGGCGCGTAACTCGGCAGTGGTGGGGCACGACATTGTGCTGATCATCGACGAGAGCATCTCCGGCAATTACCTGGACATCAACACGCCGTTCGGCGTGCACAGCAACCTCAAGCAGGCGCACGCAGACGTCGACATCTTCAATTACGGCTACGCCGCGTCCATCGCCAATTGCAGCGCCGACACCAACATCACCCTGCGCTACGGCGGCACCCGCGCCGACTACATGCGCATCAACAGTACGCTGCCGTCGATCTGGCAATACGCGAAAAAGGCCGGGCTGCGCACGGTGTACATTGATGCCCAGCGTACGGGCGGCAACCTGCAGAACCTGATGAACGACGCCGAGAAAAAGGACATCGACGAGTTCGTGCAATTCGACCGCACCAGCGTGCGTGACCGCGACATGGCCGCCGCGGCGAAACTGATCGAACTGCTCAACGATGACCAACCCGAGCTGATCCTGATCAACAAGGTCGGCGCGCATTTCCCGGTGCACGACAAATACCCGGATGCGTTCATGGCCTACCGTCCGACCTTGCCGCGCGGCCAGTTCACCGAGGTTGCCGACACCGGCGAACGTACCGGTTTCAATGGTCAGCCGGACGATTGGGTGCTGTACCGCAACGCCTACAAGAACACCGTGCTATGGAACGTCGGGGAGTTTTTTGCGCGGGTGTTTGCCCAGGCCAATCTGAACAATGCGTTGCTGATTTACACCTCCGATCACGGCCAGGATCTGCACGAGCGGGGCAATCCGGGGCTCAATACCCATTGCGGCGGTGATCCGGTAGAGGAAGAGGGCCTGGTGCCGCTGGTGGTGATTCAGGGCAGCGGGATGAAAACGCTGGACTGGACTGCGCAGCTTTCGACGAACAAGGATCGCTCCAGCCACTACAACATCTTCCCGACGCTGCTGCAGTTGATGGGGTACGACTTGGCGGGCATCGAGGCGGTATACGGCAAGCCGTTGAGCGTGCCGACGGCGGATGAGTTCACCTTCAATTACCGCTTCAATGCGCGGCTGGGGGCCAAGCCTGAGTGGAAGCATATTGATCTGGGCAGCATTGTCACGCCGGGGGAGGCGCCAACCAGTGTGGCGGCGGGGCAGTGA
- a CDS encoding NAD-dependent epimerase → MKILVTGAAGFIGAHCVLRLMRDGHAVVGLDNFNAYYDPQLKHDRVQWVRAQVGDFQLAAVDLADASAIEALFARERPQVVIHLAAQAGVRYSLENPRAYMDSNLGGFLNILESCRHHPVDHLIYASSSSVYGANQHTPYSVKDGVNHPLSLYAATKKANELMAHSYSHLFGIPCTGLRFFTVYGPWGRPDMSPIQFARAISEGEPLKLFNYGEHQRDFTYIDDIIESIARLADQPPHAHPEWDREQPDPASSMAPWRLFNIGGQHPVELKTYLALMEKHLGQKAIVELLPLQPGDVLNTCAEASDLAQATGFQPRIELDEGLGRFIAWFRDYYPTAYRPRAARG, encoded by the coding sequence ATGAAAATCCTGGTCACCGGTGCGGCCGGATTCATTGGCGCTCATTGCGTATTGCGGCTGATGCGCGACGGCCATGCGGTGGTCGGCCTGGATAATTTCAACGCCTATTACGATCCGCAACTCAAGCACGACCGCGTGCAATGGGTGCGCGCGCAGGTCGGCGATTTCCAGCTCGCCGCGGTTGACCTGGCCGATGCGTCGGCCATCGAAGCGCTGTTTGCCCGCGAACGCCCGCAAGTGGTAATCCACCTCGCGGCGCAGGCCGGCGTGCGTTACTCGCTGGAGAATCCGCGGGCCTACATGGACAGCAACCTCGGTGGTTTCCTGAACATTCTGGAGAGCTGCCGGCATCACCCGGTCGACCATCTGATCTACGCCTCGTCAAGCTCGGTGTATGGCGCCAATCAGCACACGCCGTACTCGGTCAAGGACGGCGTCAATCACCCGCTGTCGTTGTACGCCGCGACCAAGAAAGCCAACGAGCTGATGGCCCACAGCTACAGCCACCTGTTCGGCATTCCCTGCACCGGCCTGCGCTTTTTCACCGTGTACGGCCCGTGGGGTCGGCCGGACATGTCGCCGATCCAGTTCGCCCGGGCGATCAGCGAAGGCGAACCACTGAAGCTGTTCAACTACGGCGAGCATCAGCGCGATTTCACCTACATCGACGACATCATCGAAAGCATCGCACGCCTCGCCGACCAGCCACCGCACGCCCATCCGGAATGGGATCGCGAGCAGCCCGACCCGGCCAGCAGCATGGCGCCGTGGCGGTTGTTCAACATCGGCGGCCAGCACCCGGTCGAGCTGAAAACCTATCTGGCGCTGATGGAAAAGCACCTCGGCCAGAAAGCCATTGTCGAGCTGCTGCCGCTGCAACCGGGTGACGTGCTCAATACCTGCGCCGAGGCCAGCGATCTGGCCCAGGCCACCGGGTTCCAGCCCCGGATCGAGCTGGATGAGGGACTTGGGCGTTTCATCGCCTGGTTCCGCGACTACTACCCCACTGCCTATCGCCCACGCGCCGCTCGCGGCTGA
- a CDS encoding UDP-glucose/GDP-mannose dehydrogenase family protein, translating to MDVSVFGTGYVGLIQAAALADVGHRVLCVDIDPNKIKQLQQAVPPISEPGLSGTLEENIKAGRLLFSTQASDAVEHAELIFIAVGTPADEDGSADLSHVLNVARQIASHMEADRTLIIKSTVPVGTADQVLAAADSELLRRGKIGLKVRVVSNPEFLKEGSALADCMRPDRIIIGARDDEAREQMSELYAPFCRNHEKLMFMDNRSAELTKYAANAMLATRISFMNELANLTELLGADIEAVRKGIGSDPRIGYHFIYPGCGFGGSCFPKDLRALLHTAEHNGMPLKLLRSVTDVNDTQRHILFSKLKAQFPQGLAGKSIAVWGLAFKPNTDDMREAPSRYLMDALWAEGASVQAYDPEAMSECRRLYGYRDDLHLCATRDDTLEDADALVICTEWKNFRVVDFELLASKLRSRVVIDGRNLYNPEHLAAAGLHYSGIGLRHIAPEGLRS from the coding sequence ATGGACGTGAGCGTATTTGGCACGGGCTATGTTGGACTTATTCAAGCCGCCGCACTTGCAGATGTCGGTCATCGGGTTTTATGCGTTGATATAGACCCGAACAAGATTAAACAACTGCAACAAGCCGTGCCGCCGATCAGCGAACCGGGACTGTCCGGCACACTTGAAGAAAACATCAAGGCCGGGCGTTTGCTATTCAGTACCCAGGCCAGCGATGCCGTCGAACATGCCGAGCTGATTTTCATCGCCGTCGGTACCCCGGCCGATGAGGACGGTTCCGCCGACCTCAGTCACGTGCTCAATGTCGCCCGGCAGATCGCCTCACACATGGAGGCCGATCGCACCCTGATCATCAAATCCACAGTGCCGGTCGGCACAGCGGATCAAGTCCTCGCCGCTGCCGACAGCGAACTGCTGCGCCGCGGCAAGATCGGCCTGAAAGTGCGCGTGGTCTCCAACCCCGAATTCCTCAAGGAAGGCAGCGCCCTCGCCGACTGCATGCGCCCGGACCGGATCATCATTGGCGCCCGCGACGACGAGGCCCGCGAGCAGATGAGCGAGCTGTATGCACCGTTCTGCCGCAATCACGAAAAACTGATGTTCATGGACAACCGCAGCGCCGAGCTGACCAAGTACGCGGCCAATGCGATGCTCGCCACACGCATCAGTTTCATGAACGAACTGGCCAACCTCACTGAACTGCTCGGCGCCGACATCGAAGCGGTGCGCAAAGGCATCGGTTCTGACCCGCGTATCGGCTACCACTTCATCTACCCGGGCTGCGGCTTCGGTGGCTCGTGCTTTCCCAAAGACTTGCGTGCCCTGCTGCACACCGCCGAACACAACGGCATGCCGCTGAAACTGCTGCGCAGTGTCACCGACGTCAACGACACCCAGCGGCACATCCTGTTCAGCAAACTGAAAGCGCAATTCCCGCAAGGGCTGGCCGGTAAATCCATTGCTGTCTGGGGCCTGGCGTTCAAACCGAATACCGATGACATGCGCGAGGCGCCCAGCCGCTACCTGATGGATGCGCTGTGGGCCGAAGGCGCCAGCGTGCAGGCTTACGATCCGGAAGCCATGTCCGAGTGCCGGCGCCTCTACGGCTATCGCGATGACCTGCACCTGTGCGCCACCCGCGACGACACCCTCGAAGACGCCGATGCGCTGGTGATCTGCACCGAGTGGAAAAACTTCCGCGTGGTGGATTTTGAACTGCTCGCCAGCAAACTCCGTTCGCGCGTGGTGATCGACGGCCGCAACCTCTACAACCCGGAACACCTCGCCGCCGCCGGCCTGCACTACAGCGGCATCGGCCTGCGCCACATCGCCCCGGAAGGATTGCGCTCATGA
- a CDS encoding CpsD/CapB family tyrosine-protein kinase, with amino-acid sequence MDGSTNKSLSIANPSESNLTSTVLDLDLRILFLTAANPGAGTTTSALALASQLAQMSSGQVLLVDASQSANNLTQQLNLSKERGLRDLLFNPDNPPLLQDCVVQVSSLPFHVLPNGRPIRTMEHLTAERLSPLLDQLGSQYRFVVIDGDAVYSAADTLVISTQVDGVVFVVRAEDTRWEVAQAAVQRLTQAGAKVVGSVFNRRKYYMPKWLYKNL; translated from the coding sequence ATGGACGGTTCAACCAACAAAAGCCTGAGCATCGCCAACCCCAGCGAATCGAACCTGACCTCGACCGTGCTGGACCTCGATCTGCGGATCCTGTTCCTGACCGCCGCCAACCCCGGCGCGGGCACCACCACCAGTGCCCTGGCGCTGGCCAGCCAACTGGCGCAAATGAGCAGCGGCCAGGTGCTGCTGGTCGACGCCAGCCAGTCGGCGAACAACCTCACCCAGCAGTTGAACCTGAGCAAAGAGCGCGGCCTGCGCGATCTGCTGTTCAACCCGGACAACCCGCCGCTGCTGCAGGACTGCGTGGTGCAGGTTTCAAGCCTGCCGTTTCACGTACTGCCCAACGGCCGGCCGATCCGCACCATGGAGCACCTGACCGCCGAGCGCCTGAGCCCGTTGCTCGATCAATTGGGCAGCCAGTACCGCTTCGTGGTGATCGACGGCGACGCGGTGTATTCCGCCGCCGACACGCTGGTCATCAGCACCCAGGTCGATGGCGTGGTGTTCGTGGTGCGCGCCGAAGACACCCGCTGGGAAGTCGCCCAGGCCGCCGTGCAACGCCTGACCCAGGCCGGGGCCAAAGTGGTCGGCAGCGTGTTCAACCGGCGCAAGTACTACATGCCGAAATGGCTTTATAAAAACCTGTAA
- a CDS encoding Wzz/FepE/Etk N-terminal domain-containing protein codes for MNPKENYLHEFFRIFFANKQLVKRVFLIFAVIALLLPLVLKQSFDITAQVIVQSKKLSQGDATTSLTVDNATFIPPSLADMETESNILRSPALIRQTISELRDKGEYTPSPGIFSKLVAEPFKRYVSSPLRQYVINPVRNMLGLETDPVRDTALDALTQEAIDKLKIETLPGSNVISIVYSFPDPHQGTTFVAALLQNYLFSRQALQSIDLPQSFYESKKHLYQVRLDGLEGNRQALLESVGSSDPKEEITFRLNAINTEEQALNLYQDRLLQSQRWLEYLKTALAAASTNKLNDYTFPYTFTTTVDNVAFEDREIKQMGEQLTTQVSRYMNDLAVFQPGSEPMLLTREQIARTRQQFLKVVSNRIQERTNDLAVVKQVIDQKTARIAEFKNRIHELQQTQSKLRQMDTEIDALHAAFSTYAQRFAESSTTGALNDDLSNARVLSPPFEPTEAAFPKPGLIIPFGLFTGLLLAIALVYVREFFDHRFKHPAQISHELGVPVLLVINDQNTLPSNPHKNWTVPSFLYWVRN; via the coding sequence ATGAATCCAAAGGAAAACTACCTGCATGAGTTCTTCAGGATCTTCTTCGCCAACAAGCAACTGGTGAAACGGGTCTTCCTGATCTTTGCAGTCATCGCCCTGCTGCTGCCGCTGGTGCTCAAACAGAGCTTCGATATCACCGCGCAGGTGATCGTGCAGTCGAAAAAACTCTCCCAGGGTGACGCCACCACGTCGCTCACGGTGGACAACGCCACCTTCATCCCGCCGTCGCTGGCGGACATGGAAACGGAGAGCAATATCCTCCGTTCCCCGGCGCTGATCCGCCAGACCATCAGCGAACTGCGCGACAAGGGTGAATACACACCTTCGCCGGGCATTTTCAGCAAACTGGTGGCCGAGCCGTTCAAACGCTACGTCAGTTCGCCACTGCGCCAGTACGTGATCAACCCGGTGCGCAACATGCTCGGGCTGGAAACCGACCCAGTGCGGGACACTGCACTTGATGCATTGACACAAGAGGCCATCGACAAGCTGAAAATCGAGACCTTGCCGGGTTCCAACGTGATCTCGATCGTCTACAGCTTCCCTGATCCGCACCAGGGCACGACGTTCGTTGCGGCGCTGCTGCAGAACTACCTGTTCAGCCGTCAGGCGCTGCAATCGATCGACCTGCCGCAGTCTTTCTACGAGTCGAAGAAGCATCTGTATCAAGTGCGACTCGATGGCCTGGAAGGCAACCGTCAGGCACTGCTGGAAAGTGTCGGTTCGTCGGATCCGAAGGAAGAAATCACCTTCCGTCTCAACGCGATCAACACCGAAGAGCAAGCCCTGAACCTGTACCAGGATCGCCTGTTGCAGAGCCAGCGCTGGCTGGAATACCTGAAAACCGCGCTGGCCGCTGCCAGTACCAACAAGCTCAACGACTACACCTTCCCCTACACCTTCACCACCACCGTCGACAACGTGGCGTTCGAAGACCGCGAAATCAAACAGATGGGCGAGCAACTGACCACTCAGGTCAGCCGCTACATGAATGACCTGGCGGTATTCCAGCCCGGCAGTGAACCGATGCTGCTGACCCGCGAACAGATTGCCCGCACCCGTCAGCAATTCCTCAAAGTGGTGAGCAACCGCATTCAGGAACGCACCAACGATCTGGCGGTGGTCAAGCAAGTGATCGATCAGAAAACCGCGCGCATCGCCGAGTTCAAGAATCGCATCCACGAGCTGCAGCAGACCCAGAGCAAGCTGCGGCAGATGGACACCGAAATCGATGCGCTGCACGCCGCGTTCTCGACCTACGCCCAGCGCTTTGCCGAAAGCAGCACCACCGGCGCGCTCAACGACGATCTGTCCAACGCCCGGGTGCTGAGCCCGCCGTTCGAACCGACCGAAGCCGCGTTCCCGAAACCGGGCCTGATCATTCCGTTCGGTTTGTTCACCGGTCTGTTGCTGGCGATTGCCCTGGTCTACGTGCGTGAGTTCTTCGATCACCGCTTCAAACACCCGGCGCAAATCAGCCACGAGCTGGGCGTACCGGTGCTGTTGGTGATCAACGACCAGAACACGCTGCCGAGCAATCCGCACAAGAACTGGACCGTGCCAAGCTTCCTGTACTGGGTGCGCAATTGA
- a CDS encoding glycosyltransferase family 4 protein: protein MNTAPSPNAALPIIHLLSSGGFYGAERMLLDHCLATPGQHQVLFLDAPPELIARFRQAGVDCRGCAGLGELLRHLRQRQSERPLINTHNFKGLLFGWVGATLLRLPLVITQHGFTPRSRKQKFYTWLSLQLCRTASVDRVVCVAESIAVLHRQASVRAEKLQVIPNGLPAAHGQMIHDADRQRWLAGYVGRLSSEKGPDLFLDALIPLCHQHPQLDAVMLGDGPEREALQARIDSAGLQLRIRLPGYQTVMQPWWQRLDALVISSRTEGTPMILLEAMQAGVPVVAFGVGGIPDVLEHRHNGLLAEPADSNALARQLDTLLTEPKLARQLRDNAKRTQQDRYDLKALAERWSQLYIRTAREARA, encoded by the coding sequence TTGAACACCGCACCGTCCCCGAACGCCGCGCTGCCGATCATTCATTTGCTCAGCAGCGGCGGTTTCTATGGGGCCGAGCGGATGTTGCTGGATCATTGTCTGGCGACGCCGGGACAGCATCAGGTGCTGTTTCTCGACGCGCCGCCAGAACTGATCGCGCGCTTTCGTCAGGCCGGGGTGGACTGCCGTGGCTGCGCCGGACTAGGCGAATTGCTGCGGCACTTGCGCCAGCGGCAGAGCGAGCGGCCGCTGATCAATACGCACAATTTCAAAGGCCTGCTGTTCGGCTGGGTCGGCGCAACCCTGTTGCGCCTGCCGCTGGTGATCACCCAGCACGGTTTCACGCCACGCAGTCGCAAGCAGAAGTTCTACACCTGGCTCAGTCTGCAACTGTGCCGCACCGCGTCGGTGGATCGGGTGGTCTGCGTGGCGGAAAGCATCGCCGTGTTGCACCGTCAGGCCAGCGTTCGGGCGGAGAAGTTGCAGGTGATCCCCAACGGCTTGCCCGCCGCCCATGGGCAAATGATTCATGACGCCGATCGGCAGCGCTGGCTCGCCGGTTATGTCGGCCGTTTGAGCAGTGAGAAAGGTCCGGATCTGTTTCTCGATGCGCTGATCCCGCTGTGTCATCAGCATCCGCAACTGGATGCGGTGATGCTCGGCGACGGCCCGGAGCGCGAGGCGCTGCAGGCACGCATCGACAGCGCCGGTTTGCAGCTACGGATTCGCCTGCCGGGCTACCAGACCGTCATGCAACCGTGGTGGCAACGCCTTGATGCGTTGGTGATCAGTTCGCGCACTGAGGGCACGCCGATGATTTTGCTCGAGGCGATGCAGGCCGGTGTGCCGGTGGTCGCCTTCGGCGTCGGTGGGATTCCCGATGTGCTGGAACACCGGCACAACGGCTTGCTCGCCGAACCCGCCGACAGCAATGCCCTCGCCCGCCAGCTCGACACGCTGTTGACTGAGCCGAAACTGGCGCGGCAACTGCGTGACAACGCGAAACGCACGCAACAGGATCGCTACGACCTCAAGGCCCTCGCCGAACGCTGGTCGCAGCTGTACATCCGCACGGCACGGGAGGCACGCGCATGA
- a CDS encoding sugar transferase, producing MTGHEKGVPIQQMRRDKRVDPEHRMRLDAAIHRQGRGWFTGRDGGRPWQLSRTNRVVACLGALMILVLISPLLLGLALAIKFTSKGPVMFVQKRTGYRGRKFGMFKFRTMVSNAEELKESLRHLNKHGADAIDFKIDKDPRITRIGGFLRRTSLDELPNLINVVTGDMRLVGPRPTSFNAYRYKDNHLARLAIYPGMTGLWQISGRSNIDFDQRVELDLSYIAEQSLLLDLKILLKTPFKVFSGHGAS from the coding sequence ATGACTGGACATGAGAAAGGTGTACCGATCCAACAAATGCGCCGCGACAAGCGCGTTGACCCCGAGCACCGGATGCGTCTCGATGCAGCGATTCATCGTCAGGGTCGCGGTTGGTTCACAGGCCGCGATGGCGGTCGTCCCTGGCAGCTGTCACGCACCAATCGAGTGGTGGCCTGCCTCGGCGCGCTGATGATTCTGGTGTTGATTTCGCCGCTGCTGCTGGGTCTGGCCCTGGCCATCAAGTTCACCAGCAAAGGCCCGGTGATGTTCGTGCAGAAACGTACCGGCTACCGCGGCCGCAAGTTCGGCATGTTCAAGTTCCGCACCATGGTCAGCAACGCCGAAGAATTGAAAGAGTCGCTGCGTCACCTCAACAAGCACGGCGCCGACGCCATCGACTTCAAGATTGACAAGGACCCACGCATCACCCGAATCGGCGGTTTCCTGCGGCGCACCAGCCTCGACGAACTGCCGAACCTGATCAACGTAGTGACCGGCGACATGCGCCTGGTCGGCCCGCGTCCGACTTCGTTCAACGCTTACCGCTACAAGGACAATCACCTCGCCCGTCTGGCGATCTACCCCGGCATGACCGGCCTGTGGCAGATCTCCGGACGCAGCAACATCGACTTCGACCAGCGCGTTGAGTTGGACCTCAGCTATATCGCCGAGCAGAGCCTTTTGCTTGATTTGAAGATCCTGTTGAAAACCCCCTTCAAAGTATTCAGCGGCCACGGAGCAAGCTAA
- a CDS encoding ABC transporter ATP-binding protein, with translation MLQVENVCKSYLTPQGPLPVLQGVNLTLEPGSSLALMGESGSGKSTLLHLIAGLDKVDSGSIRSGEHRLESMNEAQLANWRRTEIGLVFQQFNLIGSLRVEDNLAFQARLAGRHEPRWQAHLVQRLGLGDLLMRYPEQLSGGQQQRVALGRALASQPKLLLADEPTGSLDEATSDEVLRLLLELLDDTPTTLLMVTHSPRVAARLAQRVVLSNGRLT, from the coding sequence ATGCTCCAGGTTGAAAACGTCTGCAAAAGTTACCTCACTCCCCAAGGCCCCTTGCCCGTGCTGCAAGGCGTCAACCTGACGCTCGAACCCGGCAGCAGCCTGGCGCTGATGGGCGAATCCGGCAGTGGCAAAAGCACCTTGCTGCACCTGATCGCCGGCCTCGACAAGGTCGACAGCGGCAGCATCCGCAGCGGCGAGCATCGGCTCGAAAGCATGAACGAGGCGCAACTGGCGAACTGGCGCCGCACGGAGATCGGTCTGGTGTTCCAGCAGTTCAACCTGATTGGCAGTTTGCGCGTCGAGGACAATCTGGCGTTTCAGGCGCGTCTGGCCGGGCGTCATGAACCGCGCTGGCAGGCGCATCTGGTGCAGCGTCTGGGGTTGGGCGATTTGCTCATGCGTTATCCCGAGCAACTGTCGGGCGGCCAGCAGCAACGGGTCGCGCTGGGCCGGGCGCTGGCCTCGCAACCGAAACTGCTGCTGGCCGACGAACCCACTGGCAGCCTCGATGAAGCCACCAGCGATGAAGTGCTGCGCTTGTTGCTCGAACTGCTCGACGACACGCCGACGACCTTGCTGATGGTCACCCACAGTCCGCGAGTGGCGGCGCGGCTGGCCCAACGCGTGGTGCTCTCCAACGGGCGCCTGACGTGA